A part of Micromonospora chersina genomic DNA contains:
- a CDS encoding DNA polymerase III subunit delta', whose protein sequence is MTDVFADLVGQDEAVVTLRRASASAAALLRAAAAAVSRAGAPAAGGADPAGGHDDLDALAEPVDGPGAAEGRAAADPGAGMTHAWIFTGPPGSGRSVAARAFAAALQCVHGTGCGHCPGCHTTLAGTHADVRLVVPEGLSIGVNEMRALVLRAASTPSGGRWQIVIIEDADRLTEAAGNALLKAIEEPPPRTVFLLCAPSTHPDDISVTIRSRCRVVPLRQPPAGAVAEVLVRRDGIAPDVAEWAAAAAQGHVGRARRLARDPEARQRRDAVLAVPRRLTGVGAAFDAASALIEAAEAEAAASVAEVDEAERAALQTALGAGGTGRGAAGAMRGAAGQLKDLEKRQKSRATRAQRDALDRALVDLAGFYRDALTMALRAPVAPVHTDTAALAGAGAQKWDADGALRRLEAVLECRAAIEANVKPRIAVEAMMLALWKG, encoded by the coding sequence ATGACGGACGTCTTCGCCGACCTGGTCGGGCAGGACGAGGCGGTGGTCACGCTGCGGCGGGCCTCCGCCTCGGCCGCCGCCCTGCTCCGCGCCGCCGCGGCCGCGGTGTCCCGGGCGGGCGCCCCGGCGGCCGGCGGAGCCGACCCGGCCGGCGGGCACGACGACCTCGACGCGCTCGCCGAGCCTGTCGACGGGCCCGGCGCGGCGGAAGGCCGGGCCGCGGCCGATCCGGGCGCCGGGATGACCCACGCCTGGATCTTCACCGGGCCGCCCGGTTCCGGCCGGTCGGTGGCCGCGCGCGCCTTCGCCGCCGCGTTGCAGTGCGTCCACGGCACCGGCTGCGGCCACTGCCCCGGCTGCCACACCACCCTCGCCGGCACCCACGCCGACGTGCGGCTGGTGGTGCCCGAGGGGCTCTCCATCGGCGTCAACGAGATGCGCGCGCTGGTGCTCCGGGCGGCCAGCACCCCGTCCGGCGGCCGCTGGCAGATCGTCATCATCGAGGACGCCGACCGGCTCACCGAGGCCGCCGGCAACGCGCTGCTCAAGGCCATCGAGGAGCCGCCGCCGCGTACCGTCTTCCTGCTCTGCGCCCCCTCCACCCACCCGGACGACATCTCGGTGACCATCCGGTCGCGGTGCCGGGTCGTGCCGCTGCGGCAGCCGCCGGCCGGCGCGGTGGCCGAGGTGCTCGTACGCCGGGACGGCATCGCCCCCGACGTGGCCGAGTGGGCCGCCGCTGCCGCGCAGGGCCACGTGGGCCGGGCCCGGCGGCTGGCCCGCGACCCGGAGGCCCGGCAGCGCCGTGACGCCGTGCTGGCCGTGCCGCGCCGGCTCACCGGGGTCGGCGCCGCGTTCGACGCGGCCTCCGCGCTCATCGAGGCCGCCGAGGCGGAGGCCGCCGCGTCGGTCGCCGAGGTCGACGAGGCGGAGCGGGCCGCGCTGCAGACCGCGCTGGGCGCGGGCGGCACCGGCCGGGGCGCGGCCGGTGCCATGCGGGGCGCCGCCGGTCAGCTCAAGGACCTGGAGAAGCGGCAGAAGTCGCGGGCCACCCGGGCCCAGCGGGACGCCCTCGACCGGGCCCTGGTCGACCTGGCCGGCTTCTACCGGGACGCGCTGACCATGGCGCTGCGGGCGCCGGTCGCCCCGGTGCACACCGACACCGCGGCGCTGGCCGGTGCCGGCGCGCAGAAGTGGGACGCCGACGGGGCGCTGCGCCGGCTGGAGGCCGTGCTGGAGTGCCGGGCGGCGATCGAGGCG
- the tmk gene encoding dTMP kinase, with protein MSSPAGQADRSGAAAIRSVLRIRPFRRLWIVLGVASFGDWLGLLATALFAAAQVSGSTAQGAAFGGVTAIRLLPALVLGPVAGVFADRFDRRWTMVICDLLRFVLFASIPLYALTGAAGGLVVGWALIATFLIESVTLLWIPAKEAAVPNLIPRTRLEAANQLTLITTYGLTPVAAAIALAVLDRGVRGAVGGDLPDWAEPAQLALWFNAFSRLATALVVAFGIKEISEAQRGETERVEQSMFRQFADGWKYIGQTPLVRGLVLGIFGAFAGGGIVVGTAKFFANSLGAGDAAFSLLFGAIFVGLALGIGLGPMIVRDMSRRRWFGMSIVLASASVLVLAFAIHLSMAMLGAILVGAGAGMAFLAGTTLLGGEVADEVRGRVFAVVQIGTRLVLILAIALSSLLVGVGGSRQLTIADLGISVSSTRLLLLAAGAAGIFAGISAFGQMDDKKGVPVLADLWGSIRGRPLMPAEPFVSTGLFVVFEGGEGAGKSTQLAALADRLRGQGRDVVVTREPGATGIGERIRSLVLDTSGDDAPSPRAEALLYAADRAHHVATVVRPALIRGAVVVSDRYVDSSLAYQGAGRTLPVQEVSWLSSWATGGLKPDLVVLLDVDPHTGLSRVDSRDRDADRLEAESLAFHERVRYAFLDLAAADPKRYLVLDASRPVEEIAAAVARRVDEFLVDPAGIVHPRPAQGPDTTVQPELSDAELVTMERPKR; from the coding sequence GTGTCGTCGCCCGCAGGGCAGGCCGACCGCTCCGGTGCGGCCGCCATCCGGTCGGTGCTGCGCATCCGGCCGTTCCGCCGGCTGTGGATCGTGCTCGGCGTGGCCTCCTTCGGCGACTGGCTCGGCCTGCTCGCCACCGCCCTCTTCGCCGCCGCCCAGGTCTCCGGCAGCACCGCCCAGGGTGCCGCCTTCGGTGGCGTGACCGCCATCCGGCTGCTCCCGGCGCTGGTGCTCGGTCCGGTCGCCGGCGTCTTCGCCGACCGCTTCGACCGCCGCTGGACGATGGTCATCTGCGACCTGCTGCGCTTCGTGCTCTTCGCCTCGATCCCGCTGTACGCGCTCACCGGCGCCGCCGGAGGGCTCGTGGTCGGCTGGGCGCTGATCGCCACGTTCCTGATCGAGTCGGTCACCCTGCTGTGGATCCCGGCCAAGGAGGCCGCGGTCCCCAACCTGATCCCGCGCACCCGGCTGGAGGCGGCCAACCAGCTCACGCTGATCACCACGTACGGCCTGACCCCGGTGGCCGCGGCCATCGCCCTGGCCGTGCTCGACCGCGGCGTACGCGGGGCGGTCGGCGGCGACCTGCCCGACTGGGCCGAGCCGGCCCAGCTCGCCCTCTGGTTCAACGCCTTCTCCCGGCTGGCGACCGCACTGGTGGTGGCCTTCGGGATCAAGGAGATCAGCGAGGCCCAGCGCGGCGAGACGGAGCGCGTCGAGCAGAGCATGTTCCGCCAGTTCGCCGACGGCTGGAAGTACATCGGCCAGACCCCGCTGGTCCGCGGCCTCGTGCTGGGCATCTTCGGCGCCTTCGCGGGCGGCGGCATCGTGGTCGGCACGGCCAAGTTCTTCGCCAACTCGCTCGGCGCCGGTGACGCCGCCTTCTCGCTGCTGTTCGGCGCGATCTTCGTGGGCCTGGCGCTCGGCATCGGGCTCGGGCCGATGATCGTCCGGGACATGTCCCGCCGCCGCTGGTTCGGCATGAGCATCGTGCTGGCCAGCGCCTCGGTGCTGGTGCTCGCCTTCGCCATCCACCTGTCCATGGCCATGCTCGGCGCGATCCTGGTCGGCGCGGGCGCCGGCATGGCCTTCCTGGCCGGCACCACGCTGCTCGGCGGCGAGGTCGCCGACGAGGTGCGCGGCCGGGTCTTCGCGGTGGTGCAGATCGGCACCCGGCTGGTGCTGATCCTGGCCATCGCGCTGAGCAGCCTCCTGGTCGGCGTCGGCGGCTCGCGCCAGCTCACCATCGCCGACCTGGGTATCTCGGTCTCCTCGACCCGCCTGCTGCTGCTCGCCGCGGGCGCCGCCGGCATCTTCGCCGGGATCAGCGCCTTCGGCCAGATGGACGACAAGAAGGGCGTGCCGGTCCTGGCCGACCTCTGGGGTTCGATCCGGGGCCGCCCGCTCATGCCGGCGGAGCCCTTCGTCTCCACTGGCCTCTTCGTGGTCTTCGAGGGTGGCGAGGGCGCCGGCAAGTCCACCCAGCTCGCCGCGCTCGCCGACCGGCTGCGTGGGCAGGGCCGGGACGTGGTGGTCACCCGGGAGCCGGGCGCCACCGGCATCGGCGAACGGATCCGCTCGCTGGTGCTGGACACCTCCGGCGACGACGCTCCGTCGCCGCGCGCCGAGGCGCTGCTCTACGCCGCCGACCGGGCGCACCACGTGGCCACCGTGGTCCGGCCGGCCCTGATCCGCGGCGCGGTGGTGGTCAGCGACCGGTACGTCGACTCGTCGCTGGCGTACCAGGGCGCCGGGCGGACCCTGCCGGTGCAGGAGGTCTCCTGGCTCTCCTCGTGGGCCACCGGCGGGCTCAAGCCCGACCTCGTGGTGCTCCTGGACGTCGACCCGCACACCGGCCTGTCCCGGGTCGACTCCCGCGACCGGGACGCCGACCGGCTGGAGGCCGAGTCGCTCGCCTTCCACGAGCGGGTCCGCTACGCCTTCCTCGACCTGGCCGCCGCCGACCCGAAGCGCTATCTGGTGCTCGACGCGTCCCGCCCGGTCGAGGAGATCGCCGCGGCGGTCGCCCGGCGGGTGGACGAGTTCCTCGTCGACCCGGCCGGCATCGTGCATCCGCGCCCCGCGCAGGGCCCCGACACCACGGTCCAGCCCGAGTTATCCGACGCGGAGCTGGTGACGATGGAGCGCCCCAAACGATGA